The Pseudomonas eucalypticola genome has a window encoding:
- a CDS encoding HlyD family secretion protein — MSVDRPLGQQERLSPVAEPPDEPRRAGPRKVLLGLGLLIVLAGLVWGGYWLLHGRFIESTDDAYLQADSMTVAPKVGGYVTEVLVADNQTVSVGQPLVRLDVRKYQAALDEALATVTSRQADVAKAEADLVQQDASIAQARAELAGADADTRHARSEVARYAPLAKSGAETEERLAELNNKLAQASTSQTARQAAVQSAQTRVGILKAQLQQARAQLVVAEASARQSQLDRDDTTVVSTLAGRVADRSVRVGQFTQPGTRLLTVVPVRALYLTANFKETQIGHMRPGQQVTVHVDALPGQDLVGHIDSLSPGTGSQFALLPSQNATGNFTKIVQRVPVRIHLDVPDGVRNVLVPGLSVTVDVDVRSHG, encoded by the coding sequence ATGTCTGTCGACCGTCCTCTCGGCCAGCAAGAGCGCTTGTCCCCCGTGGCCGAACCCCCTGATGAGCCGCGACGCGCCGGCCCGCGCAAGGTGTTGCTGGGCCTTGGGCTGTTGATCGTGCTGGCGGGCCTGGTGTGGGGCGGCTATTGGCTGCTGCACGGACGCTTCATCGAAAGCACCGATGACGCTTACCTGCAGGCCGACAGCATGACCGTGGCGCCCAAGGTGGGCGGCTATGTGACCGAGGTGCTGGTGGCCGATAACCAGACCGTCAGCGTTGGCCAGCCGCTGGTACGCCTGGACGTGCGCAAATACCAGGCCGCGCTGGATGAAGCCTTGGCCACCGTAACCTCGCGCCAGGCCGACGTGGCCAAGGCCGAGGCCGACCTGGTGCAACAGGACGCCAGCATCGCCCAGGCCCGGGCCGAATTGGCGGGCGCCGATGCCGACACCCGCCATGCCCGTTCGGAAGTGGCACGCTACGCCCCGCTGGCCAAGTCAGGGGCGGAAACCGAGGAGCGCCTGGCCGAACTCAACAACAAGTTGGCCCAGGCAAGCACCAGCCAGACCGCCCGCCAGGCGGCGGTACAGTCAGCGCAAACTCGCGTGGGCATTCTCAAGGCGCAGTTGCAGCAAGCCCGCGCCCAGTTGGTCGTGGCCGAGGCCAGCGCGCGCCAATCGCAATTGGACCGTGACGACACCACCGTGGTCAGCACCCTGGCCGGCCGTGTGGCCGACCGCAGCGTGCGGGTAGGGCAGTTCACCCAGCCGGGAACCCGGCTGCTGACCGTGGTGCCCGTGCGGGCGCTGTACCTGACGGCCAACTTCAAGGAAACCCAGATCGGCCACATGCGTCCCGGCCAGCAAGTCACCGTGCACGTGGACGCCTTGCCAGGCCAGGACCTGGTGGGGCATATCGACAGCCTGTCGCCGGGTACCGGGTCGCAGTTCGCCCTGCTGCCATCGCAGAACGCCACGGGCAACTTCACCAAAATTGTCCAGCGGGTGCCGGTGCGCATTCATCTGGACGTACCCGATGGCGTGCGCAACGTGCTGGTTCCGGGATTGTCGGTCACCGTTGACGTGGACGTGCGTAGCCATGGCTGA